The following coding sequences lie in one Candidatus Aramenus sp. CH1 genomic window:
- a CDS encoding MFS transporter — protein sequence MKEVDKLALVGGARSLSGSVVWPFIGFALYDVYHFPFSTVSAFYLLQGAVSLVAYLLGGYFTDLFGRVKTMLLATASSSLSLLLAYLLNYPLAVVSLILVQTFFNSAYNVANTSIIGDLTTGFGRLVRAFSRVRVGINAGWAVGPVIGGLVFSTSGFRAVLLVSSLASLVFIPLILSLPEYKGRIEVSLHVNKDFALFLVPTFMTFMVMGQLGFPLLTFYNLVDKLSTFQVGLLFMTNGVLIVALQEFVGRKLTPRMISLGMLLYSASYFAVAFVTSFLLALVDAVFVTLAEMVVSPLSQAIASSLTNRETRGRSIGIYGMVTALGRVTGSAFTGYMMGPFLFTPVVLWGSVASLGIASAALYAVSGAIRERKG from the coding sequence ATGAAGGAAGTAGACAAGCTCGCCTTAGTGGGCGGTGCCAGGTCGCTGAGTGGGTCCGTAGTTTGGCCCTTCATAGGCTTCGCCCTATACGACGTTTACCACTTCCCCTTCTCCACAGTCTCCGCCTTTTACTTGCTCCAGGGAGCGGTAAGTTTAGTCGCATACCTCCTAGGGGGATACTTCACCGACCTCTTTGGTAGGGTGAAGACGATGCTGTTGGCAACAGCGTCCTCTTCCCTCTCTCTACTGCTGGCCTACTTGCTGAACTACCCCCTGGCAGTGGTCTCCCTCATACTCGTGCAGACGTTCTTCAACTCCGCCTATAACGTGGCAAACACCTCCATCATAGGCGACCTCACTACCGGCTTTGGCAGGTTAGTTAGGGCCTTCAGCAGGGTCAGGGTCGGGATAAACGCAGGGTGGGCAGTAGGGCCAGTGATCGGTGGCCTTGTCTTTTCCACCTCAGGGTTTAGGGCAGTCCTGCTGGTCTCCTCCCTCGCTTCCCTGGTATTCATACCCTTGATCCTGAGCCTGCCGGAGTACAAGGGGAGGATAGAGGTCTCGTTACACGTAAACAAGGACTTCGCCCTCTTCTTGGTCCCTACCTTCATGACGTTCATGGTGATGGGACAGCTCGGTTTCCCCCTGCTGACCTTCTACAACCTCGTGGACAAGTTGAGCACCTTCCAAGTGGGGCTCCTCTTCATGACCAACGGAGTCCTCATAGTCGCCCTCCAAGAGTTCGTGGGGAGGAAGCTGACGCCGAGGATGATATCCCTAGGCATGCTACTCTACTCTGCCTCCTACTTCGCTGTCGCCTTCGTTACCTCCTTCCTCCTCGCCCTAGTTGACGCCGTGTTCGTAACCTTGGCAGAGATGGTGGTGTCACCGCTCTCGCAAGCCATAGCTTCCTCCCTCACCAATAGGGAGACAAGGGGTAGGTCAATAGGTATATACGGCATGGTCACCGCACTGGGGAGGGTCACAGGCTCCGCGTTCACTGGGTATATGATGGGCCCCTTCCTCTTTACTCCAGTTGTGCTCTGGGGAAGCGTTGCCTCCCTCGGGATTGCCTCAGCTGCGCTCTACGCGGTGAGCGGAGCTATAAGGGAGAGGAAGGGGTGA
- a CDS encoding MFS transporter, whose amino-acid sequence MKSPFALGWLLTSLQLALRPGWGVVAVVFAVSLHLTPVEIGAVVFLFYLGYTSSSVLWGAIIDREGPRKAMFVSATFSGLLLPLVFLAKNVGELYAIYLVEGGLTAGIYPSAVKVVSASGGSLTLYLAVLDSAAPVVTLVVSSLSGEILSGWALYCVTLSLGLVLGGLITLFLKVSTLKSTQVRKVLLDRRVIYVSLIRAGEQWGLWGTSSWLFPFLVLYDGVPVKLSEILFLLYGVGQFASTLVSGLLSRTVDDVKLVKVTLAVFVALVFALPLAKEASLLIPLSFLLGVFSFIYRPPTDSLVVKVMGSRYAGTSMGFANAISQGGSMMAPLFVGEVISLGLKGFVMDSLAFGPLASLALVTLVIKGKSGEDEKSTGASFLLDDSRPIQ is encoded by the coding sequence TTGAAGTCCCCCTTCGCCCTCGGCTGGCTCTTGACTTCCCTTCAACTAGCGTTGAGGCCGGGCTGGGGGGTAGTGGCGGTTGTCTTTGCTGTCTCCCTCCACCTCACCCCAGTGGAGATAGGGGCGGTGGTGTTCCTCTTCTACTTGGGGTACACTTCCAGCTCCGTCCTGTGGGGGGCTATAATAGACAGGGAGGGACCTAGGAAGGCCATGTTCGTCTCAGCTACCTTCTCTGGACTCCTCCTGCCGTTGGTCTTCCTGGCTAAAAACGTGGGCGAGCTCTACGCCATCTACTTGGTGGAAGGGGGGCTCACTGCTGGGATTTACCCGTCTGCGGTAAAGGTGGTGTCTGCCTCTGGGGGCTCGCTGACCCTCTACTTGGCAGTGCTGGACTCGGCTGCCCCAGTGGTCACCTTGGTTGTCTCGTCCCTATCAGGGGAGATACTTTCGGGGTGGGCCCTCTACTGCGTCACCCTTTCCCTGGGGCTCGTTTTGGGAGGCCTCATCACCCTGTTCCTCAAGGTGAGTACGCTGAAGTCGACGCAGGTGAGGAAAGTGTTATTGGACAGGAGGGTAATCTACGTCTCCCTGATAAGGGCAGGGGAGCAGTGGGGTCTATGGGGAACCTCCTCGTGGCTATTCCCCTTCCTAGTACTCTACGACGGAGTGCCCGTCAAGCTGTCCGAGATCCTCTTCCTGCTCTACGGCGTGGGCCAGTTTGCCTCTACGTTGGTCTCCGGCCTTCTGTCTAGGACTGTGGACGACGTCAAGCTGGTAAAGGTGACGTTGGCCGTGTTCGTAGCCTTGGTGTTCGCGCTACCCCTGGCCAAGGAGGCTTCCCTCCTGATCCCCCTCTCCTTCCTCCTGGGAGTGTTCTCCTTCATATACAGGCCGCCAACTGACTCCCTAGTGGTAAAGGTGATGGGGAGCAGGTATGCCGGCACATCCATGGGCTTCGCCAATGCCATCTCCCAAGGGGGTTCAATGATGGCACCGCTCTTTGTAGGCGAGGTGATCTCCCTGGGGTTAAAGGGGTTTGTAATGGATAGCTTGGCCTTTGGCCCCCTAGCGTCGTTAGCCTTGGTCACGCTAGTGATCAAGGGGAAGTCAGGGGAAGATGAAAAGTCAACTGGAGCTAGCTTTTTATTAGACGACTCCAGACCTATCCAATGA
- a CDS encoding ABC transporter permease, producing MGLTTLVSSNLSSLTPFKYSYIGYAVINGTDLQIAGLGIGTSGNPQQGLNVTLGVSIGNEIKYFSTITNSSGMFALKVEGALAPNVTLQFSEANGKKGEIILINPNQDSIPLIQAAWNTTFEYASPYTLCSSYNTPSFANYELPSQISGIPVTYYPNGTLKVFVASTVSGKLYYNVTASSPNNAGTSGSAQSLQESKYAGYLTHGTHVILLDVGKLENFPPTLYELKLNLTSSNHQNSVEIPFNTESRAFSLSSQGIIDQLSAGTFATFFPIIFLYLGYGLLAKPKDQGALDFLLSRPVTRGSVFVSRYLGGVMTAIVSSALFVLSLSIPTIALLGVPVPALDALLLFMGLTSSLTAFYSIMVMIASLTKSSGKYLGIALFTFFFFLFIETLIATILLLKGINFVSYLPYLNYNLPLDTVTNAISSSSGTSQFYANVPLEIVGSILWIAVPTMIAYLAFTEYFKWRKLVSSSR from the coding sequence GTGGGTTTAACTACACTAGTTAGCTCTAACCTTAGCTCTTTGACTCCCTTTAAGTACTCGTACATAGGCTACGCGGTTATTAACGGCACTGATCTACAAATAGCAGGACTTGGAATAGGTACTTCAGGAAACCCGCAGCAGGGATTAAATGTGACGCTAGGAGTTAGCATTGGTAATGAAATAAAGTACTTCTCCACTATTACAAACTCCTCTGGTATGTTCGCACTAAAGGTAGAAGGAGCCTTGGCCCCTAACGTTACTTTACAGTTTTCAGAAGCTAACGGTAAGAAGGGGGAAATAATATTGATTAACCCAAACCAGGATTCTATTCCTTTGATTCAGGCAGCGTGGAACACAACCTTTGAATATGCTTCCCCATACACTCTATGTTCTAGTTATAACACTCCAAGCTTCGCTAATTACGAACTCCCTAGCCAAATTTCCGGGATACCGGTGACATATTATCCCAACGGAACGTTAAAGGTGTTCGTAGCCTCTACAGTCTCAGGAAAACTTTACTATAACGTTACGGCTTCGAGTCCTAACAATGCTGGCACAAGTGGTTCGGCTCAATCACTCCAGGAGTCAAAATACGCGGGTTACCTTACCCATGGAACACATGTTATCTTACTAGACGTAGGAAAGCTCGAAAATTTCCCTCCAACGCTCTACGAGCTAAAGCTCAATTTAACTAGTAGTAACCATCAAAATTCAGTAGAAATACCCTTCAATACCGAGTCTAGAGCGTTTTCCTTGAGTTCACAAGGAATTATAGACCAATTATCAGCGGGAACTTTTGCTACGTTTTTCCCTATAATATTTCTTTATTTGGGTTATGGGCTATTAGCTAAACCTAAGGATCAAGGAGCTTTGGACTTCCTTCTTTCTAGGCCAGTAACTAGAGGAAGTGTATTTGTGAGTAGATACTTGGGAGGAGTTATGACGGCAATTGTTAGCTCGGCTTTGTTTGTTCTATCATTGTCAATACCTACAATAGCGTTATTAGGCGTGCCAGTACCAGCACTTGACGCTTTATTATTATTTATGGGCCTTACGTCAAGCCTAACAGCGTTTTATTCCATTATGGTTATGATAGCGAGCCTAACAAAAAGCTCTGGAAAGTACTTAGGGATCGCCCTCTTTACGTTTTTCTTCTTCCTCTTTATAGAAACACTAATAGCCACCATCCTACTGCTTAAGGGAATAAACTTTGTTAGTTATCTTCCATACTTGAATTATAATTTACCGTTGGACACTGTAACCAATGCTATTTCCTCGTCTAGTGGTACGTCTCAATTCTACGCTAACGTGCCACTAGAGATAGTTGGTTCAATATTGTGGATAGCAGTGCCAACAATGATAGCATACTTAGCCTTTACGGAGTACTTTAAGTGGAGAAAACTAGTTTCAAGCTCAAGATAA
- a CDS encoding transposase, producing the protein MNALATVVVESLLLYFTVVQQLRAITSIFQKKIAELDKLKSEAEKVQEQEAREEVLMERERVFAKLYRRLLHLQNFSISLG; encoded by the coding sequence ATAAACGCGTTGGCTACTGTTGTTGTTGAGAGCTTACTGTTGTATTTTACCGTGGTTCAGCAGTTAAGAGCGATTACTTCTATTTTTCAGAAAAAGATCGCCGAACTAGACAAGTTGAAAAGCGAGGCTGAGAAGGTTCAAGAACAAGAAGCTAGGGAAGAAGTGTTGATGGAGAGGGAAAGAGTATTTGCAAAGTTGTACCGTAGGCTTCTTCATTTACAGAACTTTAGCATCTCACTTGGCTAA
- a CDS encoding zinc ribbon domain-containing protein translates to MAKSLWDLGVSAVYLGYPYFISQDKGNKLTSNLVFSQVGALANKLHEHGVKTYLVVEYNTSRFCAYHNANVTRRPRGVVNCPLGHKLHSDVSGALNIVKLGVKKIVDALALSFLFTSRGISLKGE, encoded by the coding sequence TTGGCTAAGTCCTTATGGGATCTTGGCGTCTCCGCCGTTTACTTGGGCTATCCTTACTTCATCTCTCAAGATAAGGGTAACAAGCTCACTTCAAATTTGGTCTTTTCGCAAGTTGGCGCATTAGCGAACAAACTCCACGAGCACGGCGTAAAGACGTACCTAGTTGTTGAGTACAATACCTCGCGTTTCTGCGCTTACCATAACGCAAATGTAACGAGAAGGCCTAGGGGAGTCGTAAACTGTCCTCTTGGCCATAAGCTTCACAGCGACGTTAGCGGAGCGTTAAACATCGTGAAACTAGGAGTGAAGAAGATTGTCGACGCTTTGGCTCTTTCCTTTCTCTTCACATCACGGGGTATCTCCCTTAAAGGGGAGTAA
- a CDS encoding DNA polymerase II has protein sequence MGRTQSPFTSSVDREVEKLVRLANRLGNPCFKEVVLEASTRVRDFQSALYDEVTDPQEVVLLSLISVLAEVKCNGRLRR, from the coding sequence ATGGGTAGAACGCAATCGCCCTTTACCTCCTCAGTAGACAGGGAGGTGGAGAAGCTCGTTAGGCTTGCGAATAGGCTAGGAAACCCTTGCTTTAAGGAGGTTGTGCTTGAGGCCTCAACTAGGGTTAGGGACTTTCAAAGCGCCCTTTACGACGAGGTCACAGATCCTCAGGAAGTCGTTCTCTTATCCCTCATTTCTGTTTTAGCTGAGGTGAAGTGTAACGGAAGGTTACGTCGTTGA
- a CDS encoding glycoside hydrolase family 15 protein translates to MKEFAFISNQMTSALISLDTNVAWFPAPRFDSSPIFASILDEEHGGEFKVVPEGKVISTSREYLTYNVLRTTTYAEGGEVTVTDLLPIGEPAIIRKVEAEIPVRVKVYPTFNYALHRPVIKFHRDAVQFLNPIGDDCVGFVYGKGEREGNEVLLPKGTHFLYLVYFKNAKHGLFSEKSAKLSLDVEEAFNRTVSFWREKERRAEGKLARGSYTVLYGVVYSPTSAPVASPTTSLPEVVGGKRNWDYRFAWVRDSSIVAQDLIEVGEVVTGRRILNFLLGLVNFTSKPFRHPLYTADGEDPPAEVELKWLPGYKGSSPVRVGNKASEQLQLDVEGFFMSALWKYYEKTGDLVFLKEVEGKVKYIADWVSRNWGLIDASIWEERGVSRHYTHSKAMMWVALKRAGDIMRELGEEDYWEESREKLRQWVFSNCVHAGYLTRYAGSTDVDSALLSLPLYGFVDVKDEVFLRTLRKVEENLKVGPFVKRYASDFMGEAKHPFLLTTLWLARVYARLGRKEEAVKVVEELNKLSPLGLVGEHVDVKEGDFTGNFPQAFVHAELLVLLKELGVKL, encoded by the coding sequence ATGAAGGAGTTCGCCTTCATATCAAACCAGATGACCTCTGCCTTGATATCCCTGGACACCAACGTGGCGTGGTTCCCCGCCCCTAGGTTCGACTCCTCGCCCATCTTCGCCTCTATCCTAGACGAGGAGCACGGAGGAGAGTTCAAGGTAGTGCCAGAGGGGAAGGTTATCTCTACCTCGAGGGAGTACCTCACCTACAACGTGCTCAGGACTACCACCTATGCTGAGGGCGGGGAGGTCACCGTCACCGACCTTTTGCCCATAGGCGAGCCCGCCATCATACGGAAAGTTGAAGCGGAGATCCCTGTGAGGGTGAAGGTTTACCCGACCTTTAACTACGCCCTCCACCGCCCCGTCATTAAGTTCCACAGAGACGCCGTCCAGTTCCTCAACCCTATAGGGGACGACTGCGTGGGCTTCGTCTACGGCAAAGGAGAGAGGGAGGGGAACGAGGTGCTCCTGCCCAAGGGAACGCACTTCCTCTACTTGGTCTACTTCAAGAATGCGAAGCATGGTCTCTTCAGCGAGAAGTCCGCCAAGCTGTCGCTGGACGTGGAGGAGGCGTTCAACAGGACGGTCTCCTTCTGGAGGGAGAAGGAAAGGAGGGCCGAGGGAAAGCTGGCGAGGGGGTCTTACACTGTGCTCTACGGCGTCGTCTACTCCCCCACTTCTGCCCCAGTAGCATCCCCTACGACCTCCCTGCCAGAAGTGGTGGGAGGGAAGAGGAACTGGGACTACCGCTTTGCTTGGGTGAGGGACTCCTCGATAGTGGCCCAGGACTTAATAGAGGTAGGTGAGGTGGTAACGGGGAGGAGGATACTCAACTTCCTGTTGGGGTTGGTGAACTTCACGTCTAAGCCCTTCCGCCACCCGCTCTACACGGCAGACGGGGAGGATCCACCTGCCGAGGTCGAGCTCAAGTGGCTCCCTGGGTACAAGGGCTCGTCCCCAGTGAGGGTGGGAAACAAGGCGTCGGAGCAACTCCAGCTCGACGTGGAGGGCTTCTTCATGTCGGCCCTCTGGAAGTACTACGAGAAGACCGGGGATCTGGTGTTCCTCAAGGAGGTAGAGGGGAAAGTCAAGTACATAGCGGACTGGGTCTCGAGGAACTGGGGCCTCATCGACGCCAGCATCTGGGAGGAGAGGGGAGTGTCTAGGCACTACACACACTCAAAGGCCATGATGTGGGTGGCCCTCAAGAGGGCAGGGGACATAATGAGGGAGCTTGGGGAGGAGGACTACTGGGAGGAGAGCAGGGAGAAGCTCAGGCAGTGGGTATTCAGCAACTGCGTCCACGCAGGTTACCTCACTAGGTACGCGGGCTCCACTGACGTTGACTCCGCCCTCCTCTCCCTCCCGCTCTACGGCTTCGTGGACGTCAAGGATGAAGTGTTCCTAAGGACGCTAAGGAAAGTGGAGGAGAACCTAAAGGTAGGGCCCTTCGTGAAGAGGTACGCGAGCGACTTCATGGGAGAGGCTAAGCACCCGTTCCTCTTGACCACCTTATGGCTGGCCAGAGTCTACGCCAGGCTAGGTAGGAAAGAGGAGGCCGTGAAAGTAGTTGAGGAATTGAACAAGCTGTCCCCACTTGGCCTAGTCGGGGAACACGTGGACGTGAAAGAGGGGGACTTCACTGGGAACTTCCCACAGGCCTTCGTGCACGCGGAGCTACTGGTGCTCTTGAAGGAGCTGGGGGTTAAGCTGTAG
- a CDS encoding DNA polymerase II: MPTYKGVYLVLDGFRKVKVPTTFPIYVETQNPEIIAQHPSVEYYEEEVWKDIHENEVKLYRFELTDYNAYLYIRKKAKVVNELPTVMAQTLYRLKAYPFRKVRIEGGKVVEVFPEEFPKITYATVTTVDWFGPSYYGKEFIANVNGVEIKEKVGEFDLAVDVAECFGIACHKVKSSVLIKRKRAPVSVKGLIEWSLTTKTPIRELEDSTIGKALTTNEAWVALKRKVIVPGVVPRVEKLRTVEQLKEVDKGGLIVFPKVGAYNQVYQLDFSSMYPSLIVKYNISFDTVDKCDDVVTEIGHSICMKEKGIVPEALEWLVKRKEELKRIDEERAEAIKWILVASFGYLGYRNSKFGKIEAYELVTYFARKTLREAIELAKKYKVEVLHGIIDSLIVKGDNVKEFSEAIERLTGLKMKVEEMDWVILFPRRDGMPYPMRYLAKRKDGEVKAKGLIRSNMPNVVKEFLERAVKAMGKAKKFEEIDLNEIKEIKKELEERIIEGKERADFVIWVKDRPLVRGVRGFYDAREGYKGRDVGYYLDYLEREYEVLVNAIHGIRAVGQVN, encoded by the coding sequence ATACCTACTTACAAGGGAGTTTACTTAGTTTTAGATGGCTTTAGAAAGGTAAAGGTTCCAACAACTTTTCCAATTTACGTGGAAACCCAAAACCCAGAGATAATTGCACAACACCCTTCAGTGGAGTACTACGAGGAGGAAGTTTGGAAGGACATTCACGAAAACGAAGTGAAGCTTTACAGGTTTGAGCTTACAGATTACAACGCTTACCTTTACATTAGGAAAAAGGCAAAGGTAGTGAACGAGTTGCCAACTGTGATGGCGCAAACACTTTACAGGCTTAAGGCTTATCCTTTTAGAAAAGTAAGGATTGAAGGAGGCAAAGTAGTGGAGGTTTTTCCGGAGGAGTTCCCGAAAATTACTTACGCCACTGTAACTACAGTTGATTGGTTTGGCCCTTCCTATTACGGCAAGGAGTTCATAGCCAACGTAAACGGAGTTGAAATAAAGGAAAAGGTTGGCGAGTTTGATTTAGCAGTTGACGTGGCGGAGTGCTTTGGAATTGCCTGCCACAAGGTAAAGAGCTCAGTCCTCATTAAGAGAAAAAGGGCTCCAGTGTCTGTTAAGGGACTAATCGAGTGGTCGTTAACTACGAAGACCCCAATAAGGGAACTGGAGGACTCCACAATAGGCAAGGCACTCACTACAAACGAAGCTTGGGTTGCCTTGAAAAGAAAGGTAATAGTTCCTGGCGTTGTACCTAGAGTTGAGAAGTTAAGAACTGTTGAACAACTTAAGGAGGTAGACAAGGGAGGTTTAATTGTTTTCCCAAAGGTAGGGGCATACAACCAAGTTTACCAGCTAGACTTCTCCTCAATGTACCCCTCGCTCATAGTAAAGTACAACATATCCTTCGACACCGTAGATAAATGCGACGACGTGGTAACTGAAATAGGGCATAGCATCTGCATGAAAGAAAAGGGAATAGTGCCAGAAGCCTTAGAGTGGTTAGTAAAGAGAAAAGAAGAACTAAAAAGGATTGACGAGGAAAGGGCAGAGGCCATAAAGTGGATTTTAGTTGCGTCATTTGGCTATTTAGGTTATAGGAATTCAAAGTTTGGAAAAATAGAGGCTTACGAGCTTGTAACCTACTTTGCCAGGAAAACGCTCAGGGAGGCAATAGAGCTAGCTAAGAAATACAAGGTTGAAGTATTGCACGGCATAATAGATTCGCTAATAGTTAAGGGAGATAACGTAAAGGAGTTCAGCGAGGCAATAGAGAGATTGACTGGACTGAAGATGAAGGTAGAGGAAATGGACTGGGTAATCCTTTTCCCAAGGAGGGACGGAATGCCTTACCCAATGAGGTATTTAGCCAAAAGAAAGGACGGAGAAGTTAAGGCAAAGGGGTTAATAAGAAGTAACATGCCGAACGTGGTGAAGGAATTCCTAGAGAGAGCTGTAAAGGCAATGGGAAAGGCGAAAAAATTTGAGGAAATAGACCTTAACGAAATCAAGGAAATAAAGAAGGAGTTGGAGGAGAGGATAATAGAGGGAAAGGAAAGGGCAGACTTCGTAATTTGGGTAAAGGACAGGCCTTTAGTTAGGGGAGTTAGGGGATTTTACGACGCCAGGGAGGGCTACAAAGGCAGAGACGTTGGATACTACTTGGATTACTTGGAAAGGGAGTACGAGGTGTTGGTTAACGCTATCCACGGGATTCGAGCTGTTGGACAGGTTAATTGA
- a CDS encoding ABC transporter ATP-binding protein codes for MEYCIEARNVVKRYGSFLALNNLSFTVPCGGKYALLGPNGAGKSTTMKILSGLMKPDVGEVKVMGYPPDSTGAKRLLGYLPEDPMPYRNLTVRENLEYIATLRELENPREVAERMTHLLGLEQYQGVLAGKLSRGNQQKLAIALAIMHNPKVLLLDEPLNYLDIPTQEMVISLLKKMDSTFLISTHIMSIALRLTDYVLMISNGSLVWQGSIQQLKAMGREDESIESVVARLMTELK; via the coding sequence ATGGAGTATTGTATTGAAGCGAGAAACGTTGTGAAGCGTTACGGTAGCTTCTTGGCTTTAAATAACTTGAGCTTTACTGTGCCCTGTGGGGGGAAGTACGCGCTCTTAGGGCCTAACGGTGCCGGGAAGTCTACAACAATGAAGATACTCTCAGGATTAATGAAACCGGACGTAGGGGAGGTCAAGGTCATGGGCTATCCCCCAGACTCCACAGGGGCAAAGAGGCTCTTGGGCTACTTGCCTGAGGACCCCATGCCTTACAGGAACTTGACGGTTAGGGAGAACCTCGAGTACATAGCCACCTTAAGGGAACTTGAAAATCCAAGGGAGGTAGCGGAGAGGATGACACACTTACTGGGGCTGGAGCAGTACCAGGGGGTCTTAGCGGGCAAGTTATCAAGGGGAAACCAGCAGAAGTTGGCAATAGCCTTGGCAATAATGCACAACCCCAAGGTCCTCCTACTTGACGAGCCCCTCAATTACTTAGACATCCCAACGCAAGAGATGGTGATCTCACTGCTCAAGAAAATGGACTCCACATTCCTCATTTCCACCCACATAATGTCCATAGCCCTCAGACTCACCGATTACGTGCTTATGATATCCAATGGCTCCTTGGTGTGGCAGGGATCTATACAGCAGTTGAAGGCAATGGGCAGGGAGGACGAGTCAATAGAGAGCGTCGTAGCGAGGTTGATGACCGAGTTAAAATAG